CCGGCATCGGCGGTGATGGAGATCAACAGCCCCAGGCCGAGACACCAGGGGGCGATGGCCCCTATCGCCCAACGCATCCGCGAACGCCGCATCACCCCTCGGGCCCCCGAGTCCCACCGGACACACAGAGGCGTTATCGCGGCGCAAGCTTAGGGGAGCCTTACCCAGCGTTTGGACGACTTGTACCGAAACGGGACGGACGCGTCGGATTTGCCGGATCGGCGTAAGCTTTGCTACGTGGTCACGGTCAAGGAGCCGATGCGATGAGCGAGAGCCGACCGCCCTTCCCGCCCTACGACGCCGAGACGGCCGCCAAGAAGGCGCGTGGCGCGGAGGACGCCTGGAACTCGCGCGATCCGATCAAGGTGTCGCTGGCCTACACGGAGGATTCGCAGTGGCGCAACCGCTCCGAGTTCTTCACCGGGCGCGCCGCGATCGTCGAGTTCCTGACCCGCAAGTGGGCGACGGAGCACGCCTACAAGCTCATCAAGGAAGTCTGGGCCTTCCACGGCAACCACATCGCCGCGCGCTTCTGCTACGAGTGGCACGACGAAGCCGGCCAATGGTACCGCTCCTACGGCAACGAGCAGTGGGAGTTCGCCGACAACGGCCTGATGCAGCGCCGCCAGGCCTCGATCAACGACGTGAAGATCGCCGAGAGCGACCGTAAGTTCACCTGGGAGGGCGATCGCCGTCCCGACGACTTTCCGGGCCTGAGCGAGCTGGGGCTGTAGCGAGATCTTCTCCCGCTCGCAGGCAAAGGCGCCCTACAGGTTGCCGCCGTGCAGCGGCCCGAAGATGCGGGCGAGGCCCAAGCCCATCGCGAGAAGGCCCGCTCCGGCTGCCCCGACGTGCTCGATCGAGCGGAGATCGAACTCGCCGACTCGGCAGATGAGCAGGTAGGCGACGACGAGGTTGAACGAGCCCCACAGCATGTTCACCGTAGCGGACGACAGCCCCTTGCCCGGCGGCTTGGCGAAGGGCGACTGGAACGGCTCGCCTCTTACGCCGGACACGAGATGCGGCACCGCGTTGATGAGCACCGCGCCGCCGCAGAAGTAGGAGAGGTCGTGGAGCCAGGCCATCGCCGCCACGTCAGCTCTTGATGTCGCTGAGGCGACCGAGCGGCGTGCCGCCGCGGTTACCGAGCGCCGCCTGCGCCGCGGCCAGGCGGGCGATCGGCACGCGGTAAGGCGAGCAGGACACGTAGGCGAGGCCGGTCCGCTCGCAGAAGTCGATCGACTTCGGATCGCCGCCATGCTCGCCGCAGATGCCCATCTTGATGTCGGGGCGGGTGCGGCGGCCGCGCTCGGCCGCGATTTCGACGAGCTCGCCCACGCCCTCCTGGTCGATCGTCACGAACGGGTCGAAAGGCAGGATGCCCTTGGCCGTGTAAGGCCCCAGGAACGAGGCCGCGTCGTCGCGCGAGATGCCGAGGCCGGTCTGGGTGAGGTCGTTCGTGCCGAAGGAGAAGAACTCGGCCGACTCGGCGATCTCGGCGGCGCGCAGGCAGGCGCGCGGCAGCTCGATCATCGTGCCGACGATGTAGGGGATCTCCTCGCCCGTCTCCTTGGTGACGGCGGCGTGCATGCGGTCGATCGCGGCCTTGACGATGTCGAGCTCGGACTTGGCGATGACCAGCGGCACCATGACTTCTGGCGTCACCACCTTGCCGGTCTTCTTCTTCGCCGCGACGGCGCCCTCGAAGATCGCGCGCGCCTGCATCTCGGCGATCTCCGGGAAGGCCACCGCCAGGCGGCAGCCGCGGAAGCCGAGCATCGGGTTGGCTTCGGAGAGCTCGTTGGCGCGCCGCCTGAGCTTGTCGGCCGAGACGCCCATCGCCTTGGCGACCTCGGCGATCTCCTCGTCCGAGTGCGGCAGGAACTCGTGCAGCGGCGGGTCGAGCAGGCGGATCGTCACCGGCAGGCCGGACATGATCTCGAACAGCTCGGCGAAATCGCCGCGCTGGATCGGCAGCAGCTTGGCGAGCGCCTTGCGCCGACCGGCCTCGTCGTCGGCGAGGATCATCTCTCGCACCGCGACGATGCGGTCGCCCTCGAAGAACATGTGCTCGGTGCGGCAGAGGCCGATGCCCTGGGCGCCGAATTCGCGCGCCGTGCGGGCGTCCTGCGGCGTCTCGGCGTTGGCGCGCACGCCCATGCGGCGGACGCCGTCCGCCCATTGCATCAGCGCGGCGAACTCGCCGGACATCTCGGGCTTCAGCCTGGCGATCTCGCCCTGCATCACCTGGCCGGTAGTGCCGTCGATGGTGATCGTGTCGCCCTTCTTGAAGGTGACGCCGCCGGAGACCATCGTCCCGGCCTTGTAGTCGACGCGGATCGTGCCGGCGCCGGAGACGCAGGGCTTGCCCATGCCGCGCGCCACGACGGCGGCGTGCGAGGTCATGCCGCCGCGGGTCGTCAGGATGCCTTCGGCGACATGCATGCCGTGGATGTCGTCGGGCGAGGTCTCGACGCGCACGAGGATGACCGCCTTGCCGGCCGCCTTCGCGGTCTCCGCGTCCTCGGAGCTGAACACGATCTCGCCCGAGGCCGCACCGGGCGAGGCCGGCAGGCCGACGGCGACGACGTTGCGCTCGGCGGCGGGGTCGATCGTCGGATGGAGGAGCTGGTCGAGCGTCGCCGGATCGATGCGCTGCACCGCCTCCTCGCGGCTGATCAGCCCGTCGTTCGCCATGTCGACGGCGATGCGGATCGAGGCCTTGGCTGTGCGCTTGCCCGAGCGCGTCTGGAGCATCCAGAGCTTCCCGTCCTCGACGGTGAACTCCATGTCCTGCATGTCGCGATAGTGCTTCTCGAGCAGGAACGTCGTGCGCTTGAACTCCTCGAAGACCGCTGGCAGCGCCGTCTCCATCGAGGGCTTCTCGGAGCCCGCCTCGATGCGGGCCGCCTCGGTGATGTTCTGCGGCGTGCGGATGCCGGCGACGACGTCCTCGCCCTGCGCGTTGATCAGGAACTCGCCATAGAGCACCGGCTCGCCGGTCGACGGGTTGCGGGTGAAGGCGACGCCGGTCGCCGACGTGTCGCCCATGTTGCCGAACACCATCGACTGCACGTTGACCGCCGTCCCCCACGACGCCGGAATATTCTGCAGCCGGCGGTAGGTGACGGCGCGCTGGTTCATCCAGGAGCCGAAGACGGCGCCGATCGCGCCCCACAGCTGGTCCCTGGCGTCCTGCGGGAACGGCTTGCCGGTCTTCTCCTTCACCTTCTCCTTGTAGGCGGTGATCACGATCTTCCAGTCCTCGGCCTTGAGGTCGGTGTCGAGCGTGAGGTTCTTGCGCTCCTTGAAGTGCTCGAGGATCTCCTCGAACTCGTGATGGTCGATGCCGAGCACGACGTTCGAGAACATCTGGATGAAGCGGCGATAGGAATCGTAGGCGAAGCGCGGGTTCCCCGAGCGCTCGGCGATCGCCTCGACGGTCCTGTCGGTCAGGCCGAGGTTCAGGACCGTGTCCATCATGCCCGGCATCGAGGCGCGTGCGCCCGAGCGTACCGAGACGAGGACGGGATCGCTATCGGAGCCGAAGGTGTGGCCGACGATGCGGCCCATCTCGGCGAGGCCCTCGTTGACCTGCGCCTCGAGCTCCGGCGGATAGGTCCTGTCGTTGTCGTAGTAGTAGGTGCAGACCTCGGTGGTGATCGTGAAGCCGGGAGGCACCGGCAGGCCGAGGTTCGCCATCTCGGCCAGGTTCGCGCCCTTGCCGCCGAGCAGGTCGCGCATCTGGCTCGTGCCCTCGGCCTTACCGTCGCCGAAGGCGTAAACCCATTTTGTCATGACAATCCTGCCTCAAAATCCGAGCAGGCGCATATCACGCGTGGTTCTTCAATCTCAATCCGAAGCCGACCCACATCATGCCTGTAAAAAGCAGGTCGATGCCGAGCAGCGTTCCCAGGATCGCATAGGAGTTGTTCGGCCAGCCCAGGATGATGAGGAGGCCGACCAGCGACGTCACGACACCGCCGACGATGACGAGCGAGCGGGCATGCGAATGCATGTGCGTGCCGATGTAGATGCGGACGATGCCTGCGGTGAGCAGGGACGCGCCGAGCATGAGGGTCAGCACGATCGCCGCCTTGATCGGCTGGGCGAGCGCGAACGAGCCACCGACGATGTAGAGGAGCCCGGC
This Beijerinckiaceae bacterium RH AL1 DNA region includes the following protein-coding sequences:
- a CDS encoding hypothetical protein (ID:RHAL1_02165;~conserved protein of unknown function;~source:Prodigal:2.6) translates to MSESRPPFPPYDAETAAKKARGAEDAWNSRDPIKVSLAYTEDSQWRNRSEFFTGRAAIVEFLTRKWATEHAYKLIKEVWAFHGNHIAARFCYEWHDEAGQWYRSYGNEQWEFADNGLMQRRQASINDVKIAESDRKFTWEGDRRPDDFPGLSELGL
- a CDS encoding hypothetical protein (ID:RHAL1_02166;~conserved membrane protein of unknown function;~source:Prodigal:2.6), producing MAWLHDLSYFCGGAVLINAVPHLVSGVRGEPFQSPFAKPPGKGLSSATVNMLWGSFNLVVAYLLICRVGEFDLRSIEHVGAAGAGLLAMGLGLARIFGPLHGGNL
- the ppdK gene encoding Pyruvate, phosphate dikinase (ID:RHAL1_02167;~source:Prodigal:2.6), yielding MTKWVYAFGDGKAEGTSQMRDLLGGKGANLAEMANLGLPVPPGFTITTEVCTYYYDNDRTYPPELEAQVNEGLAEMGRIVGHTFGSDSDPVLVSVRSGARASMPGMMDTVLNLGLTDRTVEAIAERSGNPRFAYDSYRRFIQMFSNVVLGIDHHEFEEILEHFKERKNLTLDTDLKAEDWKIVITAYKEKVKEKTGKPFPQDARDQLWGAIGAVFGSWMNQRAVTYRRLQNIPASWGTAVNVQSMVFGNMGDTSATGVAFTRNPSTGEPVLYGEFLINAQGEDVVAGIRTPQNITEAARIEAGSEKPSMETALPAVFEEFKRTTFLLEKHYRDMQDMEFTVEDGKLWMLQTRSGKRTAKASIRIAVDMANDGLISREEAVQRIDPATLDQLLHPTIDPAAERNVVAVGLPASPGAASGEIVFSSEDAETAKAAGKAVILVRVETSPDDIHGMHVAEGILTTRGGMTSHAAVVARGMGKPCVSGAGTIRVDYKAGTMVSGGVTFKKGDTITIDGTTGQVMQGEIARLKPEMSGEFAALMQWADGVRRMGVRANAETPQDARTAREFGAQGIGLCRTEHMFFEGDRIVAVREMILADDEAGRRKALAKLLPIQRGDFAELFEIMSGLPVTIRLLDPPLHEFLPHSDEEIAEVAKAMGVSADKLRRRANELSEANPMLGFRGCRLAVAFPEIAEMQARAIFEGAVAAKKKTGKVVTPEVMVPLVIAKSELDIVKAAIDRMHAAVTKETGEEIPYIVGTMIELPRACLRAAEIAESAEFFSFGTNDLTQTGLGISRDDAASFLGPYTAKGILPFDPFVTIDQEGVGELVEIAAERGRRTRPDIKMGICGEHGGDPKSIDFCERTGLAYVSCSPYRVPIARLAAAQAALGNRGGTPLGRLSDIKS
- a CDS encoding hypothetical protein (ID:RHAL1_02168;~conserved membrane protein of unknown function;~source:Prodigal:2.6) — protein: MPSTLPQRKVPSLGTAMENLKHRWGWFVGLGVLAMVFGAVALVMDVHATITTVYIIAVFMIIAGGTEIMVGVGSRTWGRFFLMVLAGLLYIVGGSFALAQPIKAAIVLTLMLGASLLTAGIVRIYIGTHMHSHARSLVIVGGVVTSLVGLLIILGWPNNSYAILGTLLGIDLLFTGMMWVGFGLRLKNHA